From Corynebacterium aquatimens:
CTGCCGATGAGCCGATCGGCCAGTCCGTGATCGCGCGCGGCGACAACCGCCGCGTTTTCCCCGACCCGTCAGAGGCTGCAGCCCTAGTCGAAGCCATCAATGAAGCCGACACCGTCACGCTGTTCTGCGGCGCCGGCTGCATCGGCGCCCGCGAGGAAGTCTTCGCTCTGGCTGAGAAAATCAAAGCCCCGGTCGGCCACTCCTTCGGCGGCAAGATGCACATCCAGTACGACAACCCCTATGACGTGGGCATGTCCGGCCTTTTGGGGTACGGCGCGTGCTACGACGCCATGATGGAGTCTGACCTGTTGATCCTGCTGGGCACCGACTTCCCCTACAACGACTGGCTGCCGGACGCCAACGTCGCCCAGGTGGACGTCAACCCCGCCGTGATCGGCCGCCGCACAAAGATTTCCGTTCCCGTCGTGGGTGACGTCAAGTCCACGATTGAAAACATCCTCCCCCACCTGGAGGAAAAGAAGTCGCGGAAGTTCCTGGACAAGATGCTCAAGCGCCACGCAAAAGCTCTCGAGTGGGTCATCGAAGCTTACGGCGGCGGCAAGGCTGCGAAAGCCACACCCATTCACCCCGAGTACGCCGCCAAGCTTATCGACGAACTGGCTGCCGACGACGCCGTCTTCACCGTGGACACGGGCATGTGCAACGTGTGGGCTGCCCGCTACATCACCCCGAACGGCAAGCGCGATGAGCTGGCGTCCTTCCGCCACGGCACCATGGCCAACGCTCTGCCACAGGCAATCGGTGCCCAAAGCGCCAACCGCGACCGCCAAGTGGTGACATTCAGCGGCGACGGTGGCCTGTCCATGCTGCTCAGCGAACTGGTAACCGTCAAACAGCATGACCTGCCGATCAAGATGATGGTGTTCAACAACTCCACCCTGGGCATGGTCAAGCTTGAAATGATGGTCGCCGGCCTCAAGGAATTCCAGACCACCCACGACGACGTCAACTACGCCGACGTGGCCAGCGCCCTGGGAATCAAGTCCTACCGCGTCGAGGACCCGAAGAAACTGGAGAAGACCCTCAAAGAAGCCTTCAACCACGACGGCCCAGTCCTAGTGGACATTGTCACGGACGGCAACGCGTTGTCCCTGCCGCCAGACATCAAACTGGAAATGGTCGAGGGCTTCACCGAGTCCGCCGTCCGCACCGTCATGGCCGGCGGCATCGGCAACATGGTCGACCTGGCCCGCGCCAACCTCCGCAACATCGGCGGCGCCGCATTCATCGAAAA
This genomic window contains:
- a CDS encoding pyruvate dehydrogenase translates to MSKNFAHQLVEKLEELGVKRIYGLVGDSLNPVSDAVAESNIEWVHVRNEEAAAFAAGAESLVTGELAVCAGSCGPGNLHLIQGLYDSHRNSGKVLAIASHIPSLQIGSEFFQETHPEQIFAECSGYCEMIHTADQGARVLHNAIQSTMGGRGVSVIVLPGDVASLEAADEPIGQSVIARGDNRRVFPDPSEAAALVEAINEADTVTLFCGAGCIGAREEVFALAEKIKAPVGHSFGGKMHIQYDNPYDVGMSGLLGYGACYDAMMESDLLILLGTDFPYNDWLPDANVAQVDVNPAVIGRRTKISVPVVGDVKSTIENILPHLEEKKSRKFLDKMLKRHAKALEWVIEAYGGGKAAKATPIHPEYAAKLIDELAADDAVFTVDTGMCNVWAARYITPNGKRDELASFRHGTMANALPQAIGAQSANRDRQVVTFSGDGGLSMLLSELVTVKQHDLPIKMMVFNNSTLGMVKLEMMVAGLKEFQTTHDDVNYADVASALGIKSYRVEDPKKLEKTLKEAFNHDGPVLVDIVTDGNALSLPPDIKLEMVEGFTESAVRTVMAGGIGNMVDLARANLRNIGGAAFIENPFK